The Cyclobacteriaceae bacterium DNA segment GGTGCGCAGTCGCTGTTGGTAATCCGCAGTTTACGGTTACTACGCATTTTCAGAATCTTTAAACTGGCCCGGTTCATTGGCGAAAGTCAAAACCTTACGCTTGCACTAAAGGCTAGCCGCTTTAAGATTATTGTTTTTCTCACAACGGTAATAACAGCCGTTATCATTTTTGGCACGTTGATTTATTTAATTGAGGGCCCCGAACACGGCTTCACGAGTATTCCACTCAGTATTTATTGGGCCATTGTAACCATGACTACCGTAGGCTATGGCGACATTGCACCACAGACTACACTTGGTCAAACGTTAGCGTCCATTATCATGATTATGGGTTACGGAATCATTGCCGTACCTACCGGTATTGTTTCGTCAGAGATGATTTCCCTAAAAAGAAGAGAGCGTTTAACCACACAGGTTTGTCCGCATTGCCTGAAAGAAGGGCACGACATTGATGCGGTTTACTGCAAATATTGTGGTGGGGAGATTAACTAGGCTGGAATTATTTCTTATCCAAACCGGTTAAACCATTATTTAGAAATCAATATCTTTGACTATGGAAAATCTGCTGGACAGAATAACAATTAATCCGGATATCTGTAATGGCAAGCCAACCATAAGAGGGATGCGGCTTACTGTAAAAACGATTTTAGATTTTCTTGCAGCGGGAGAAACAAAAGAAAGTCTTTTAAAAGCCTATCCTGTTCTTGAAGAAAAAGATATTCTGGCCTGCATTCAATTTGCTTCAAATTCCATTGATCAAAAAGGGAAATCCATTTTGACCGAATAATGTCGGATTTCAACTATCTCGTTGATCTTAACCTGCCCAGAAATTTCAGTTTCTTCAATAAGCCCGAATTCAGTTTTGTTATGGATATTGATCCCAGGATGACGGATTCAGAAATCTGGAATCTGGCCATTAAAACAAATAAAGTGATTCTCACAAAAGATTCAGATTTCTTCAATAGAAGCATCACATCTAAACACAAAGCAAAAGTTGTCCATTTTGAGATTGGCAACATGAATCTTAAAGAGCTTCACGAATATTTCAGAAAAAACTGGGATAATATTTGCCAGCTACTAAACGAATTCAACCTAGTTGTAGCTGATCCAGAGAAGATAAAAGGGATACTATAAAAAAATCCACCCGATTTGGTGAGGTGTTTCTGAACCCCATAAAAGACAAGTTTTGAGCTGCCCCCAACCGCAACCTTCTTCTGTTATCCTGCTTTTTGGGCGAGGCCCCGATCCCGATAGCTATCGGGACGGGGTGAGGCCTGATTTTGGCTGAAAGCTTCACTCGGTATTGTTAATATTGTTAGGTTCAGCAAACGTGTCCCAAACCCGAGTGGATTTCACTTCAAAGAAACGGAAAAGATTAACGCTTCTCCATATTGAAAAACACCTTATTTTTTGCTAATCAGCAGCAGCGTTACTTCCATGAAAGGCTTAGTTAATTTCACACCCGGTCCTTCCCAACTCTATTTCACCGTAGAAGATCACATGCGTCAGGCTTTTCGCGAGGGCATTCCTTCACTGTCACACCGCACGAAAACGTTTGAAGGAATCTATCAACATACTGCCGGTGGAATCAGGCAAATCCTGGGGATACCTGATCATTTCCATATTGTCTTCACTTCATCGGCTACCGAAATCTGGGAACGAATCATTCAAAACCTGGTAGAAGAAAAAAGTCATCATTTTGTAAATGGCGCTTTTTCAAAACGCTTTTATGAAATTGCTTTACAACTAAATCGTAAACCAACAAAAACCGAAGTGCCGGAAGGCGAAAGATTTAAGTCGGCTGATAGACAGCAAACCGAACTGATTGCCATTACGCATAATGAAACCAGCACCGGTGTGTTGCTGCCTATGGACTTTATTCATTCATTCAGGGAAACTCATCCAGATTCATTGATCACTGTCGATGCTGTATCCTCGCTCCCCTATCCCCAATTCGATTTTGCAAAAATTGATTCGTTGTATTTTTCTGTGCAAAAGGGTTTTGGTTTACCTGCAGGGCTTGGTGTTTGGATTTTGAATGATGCTTGCGTGACGAAAGCCGAACAAATACACGCAAAAGGGATTTCCATTGGCACCTATCACAGCATCCCGAGTCTGGTAACCCACACCAAAAAAAATCAAACCCCTGAAACGCCAAACGTGTTGGGTATATATCTGTTGGGAAAAGTTATTGAGGATATGCTCCGTAGAGGGATTGATATGATCCGTAAAGAAACCGAATACAAAGCGGCTATTCTGTATCATGCTTTACAACAACATGAACTGATCAAGCCGTTCGTTCAAGAGAAAGCATTTCAATCGAAAACGGTTATTGTTGCCGATACCGGAACACACACAGAAAAAATTAAAATCTTTCTCGAAGCTCACGGACTCTCACCCGGTGATGGCTATGGAAAAGTAAAAGCAAGTCAGTTAAGGTTTGCCAATTTCCCGGCTCATTCCAAAGAACAGTTTGAATTATTGGTTGATACCTTGGCAAAATATTCAGGGTAACCGATTTAAACCTTAAACATTTATTTTTGTCTAACGCACGTCACTAACCACAACCCGTTTGGAAGACAAAGACCTCTTGTCGAAAATCCGAAACCCGGAAACGCGGAACTACGGCTTCAACATGCTGGTGCGCACCTATCAGCAACGGGTATATTGGCACGTGCGCAAAATGGTTATTGATCACGATGATGCAGACGACCTGACACAGGAAGTGTTTATTAAAATCCATCGGTATATTGATAACTTCCGTGAGGATTCCCAGCTTTTTACCTGGATTTACCGGATAGCCACCAACGAATGCCTGAGTTTTCTGGATAAAAAGAAAAAACGATTCTTTCTTCCTATTGGAGATGTGGCGGGAGAACTAGGTGGTAAACTCGATAGCAGCGCACACATTTCTGGCGATGAAATTCAACTGAAACTTCAGAAAGCGCTCCTGAAATTACCCGAAAAGCAACGGCTGGTTTTTAACATGAAATACTTTGATGACTTGTCGTATGAGGACATCTCGGAGATCACGGAAACCAGTGTGGGCGCCTTAAAGGCCAGTTATCACCATGCCGTCAAGAAAATTGAAGAATTCCTGACTGAGAATTAAACTTTTACCCGGTACATTAGTCTAAGAACCAAATATGAAAAACCTCGAAAACATACCGAAAAAGAACATTTTTGACGTTCCGGATGGCTATTTCGACAAGCTGCCCTCAAAAATTCAAGCCCGCATTGGTGCTAAAAATCCGAAGGCAGAAACGAAACCCTACTTCCGGTACGCCTTACAATATGCCTTGCCGGTAGTGCTGCTGGTGGTCGTTGCAGCCATCTTCATTTTCAAGCCGAAAAACAACTCGGTTGAAGACATGCTTGCATCAGTTAGCACTGAGCAACTGGTGGCTTACCTGGATGAGGTGGACATGAATGCACTGAGTACAGAAGAGTTGATCGAGAGTTTTGAATTTGATGCCGAAACCATTGAGGCCATTGAGCAAGAAGTGTACTTCAATTTCGATTTGGAAAATGATGACTTTACAAACTTATACATACAGGAATTTTAACGTGCTATGAAAAAAATATTCACCATCATGATCATTGCGCTCTTCACGCTACCGGCCTGGTCGCAGGAAGAAGAGGTTGCCAAAATGGATCCAAGAGCGCAGGAAAAAATTAAGGCTGCACGCATCGCCTTTATCACGGATCGTCTTGGATTAACACCTGAAGAAGCAGAGCGCTTCTGGCCAATCTATCGTGAGTTCTCGAACAAACGCATGGAATTGAAACAACAATTTGATCAGGCACGCAAAAACCCAAACACCTCAAAACCAAAAGAGGAAACTGAACGGGAGCTCGTTGATTTGGGGCTGAGGTTGAAACAACAGGAACTGGATCTGGAAAAAGATTACTCCAAACGAATACTGGATGTAATACCCGCTCAAAAACTAATGGCGCTCAAAAAAGCCGAAGATGATTTTCGCAGATTGTTAATTCAGCAAATACAACAACGGCAATTGCAACAACAACGCAAACAGCAGTTGCAGGAACGAAACGAACAACGCTTGCGCCAACGCAATAACTGATCAACACATGCATGGCTAACGTCAGGTTATGGTTATGTACAGTAATCATTTCAGTGTCCTCGTGTAACCTTTTCGCGCAGGACACTGACGCATTTTTAACCAAACCCGATTCACTCCTAACCTTCAGCGATTCGCTTAGTATCTTCCAACTTATCGACAGCCTGCTCACGTTGGATGAATTGAACGATTACTCCCAGCTTGCTTTCCGGATAGGCTACAACAGCAATGTGTTATGGGCGGGACGAACATTGGGCATTGATCAGTTTGGCCTGGCACCCGGTATCTCCTACTATCATAAATCCGGTTTGTTTGCCGATGCGTCCTTTTTCTGGAGCAAAGATTTCGAACCCAACTACTACCTCACCATTCTGTCGGCTGGTTACATGCATACATTTTCCCGGCACTTCTCGGCTATGGCCAGCTACGACCGGTATTTTTATAATCTGGAAGACGAATACATTCCCTATAGCAATGCAGTAACACTTTCTCCTTTTCTTGAATTTCATCCTGTTAATTTTCGTGTGGATTACACATACTACTTTGGCGAACGTTCCGTACATCGGGTTATGCCATCTGTTGGTGTAACGCTGGAGAAGAGTAATCTCTTTAAAATCGACAAAGTGTCGTTCATGCCATCGGTGTTTATGCTGATGGGAAATGAAACCTTTTCTGAAATTATTTTTCCTACTACACGTGCGGAATGGATTGCAGCCTACATACGCGTGCGACAAGGATTACCCTGGTACCGCATCGAAACACGTAACGTTTTTGGGGTGATGAACTATGCGATTATGCTCCCCTTGAATGTCAGGCACAAACAAATGAATTTTTCATTCAGCTACACCTATAATATTCCCAAGGCCCTGCCAGGCGAAACATTAACCCTGGCTGAGAGCAGTTTCCTCAGCGCTTCCCTCTCATGGTTCATTAACCTGAACACGAAAAAATCACCTTTGTAAAATCGGTTGGTTTGGATATTTTGCCATCAAACCACACGAATCATGTACCGACTGATTTTACTCTTTGCCACCCTACTTTCTATTACCGTAACATCTGCACAAGACTACCGCTGGCAACAACGGGCCGAATATGCCATGGATGTACGCCTGGATGTAAAAACGCATAAAGTAACAGGCACACAAAAGCTGGTTTATTATAACAACTCTCCCGATACCTTACACAAGGTTTACTACCACCTGTATTTCAATGCCTTTCAACCGGGCAGCATGATGGATGTTCGTTCCAGAAATATTGCAGATCCGGATGGACGTGTAACCGACCGCATTTCAAAATTAAAAGATGACGAAATCGGGTATCAACGGGTACAAAGTCTGAAACAAGATGGCAAGGACATCCACTACCATGTGGAAGGAACCATCTTAGAAGTAACACTGGCAAAACCCATTCTACCCAAAACCAAAACCACGTTCGACATGAAATTCGAAGCGCAAGTGCCGGTTCAGATCAGAAGATCCGGAAGAAACAGTCGCGAAGGAATTGCTTACTCCATGACACAGTGGTATCCGAAATTGGCTGAATACGATTTTCAGGGATGGCATGCCTACCAATACGTAGCGCGTGAGTTTCATGGCGTGTGGGGTGATTTTGATGTGAAGATTACGATTGATCCCGCATTTGTAATTGGCGGTACCGGTAAGCTACAAAACCCGGATAAGATCGGACATGGATATGAAAAGGCAGGCACAAAAGTATCACGGCCTTCTGGAGAATTAACCTGGCATTTTACCGCAAAAAACGTTACCGACTTTGCCTGGGCAGCTGACCCGGATTATGTTCATGAAATTTCGCAGGTGCCTGATGGACCTGAAGTTCATTTCTTTTATCAGCCCGGAGAAAAAACAACTGAAAACTGGAAAAGACTTAAGGACTACACCGTCAAGCATTTTCAGTTCATGAATAAAACGTTTGGAAAATATCCATACGAAGTTTACTCCGTAATTCAGGGAGGTGATGGCGGAATGGAGTATGCGATGTGCACCTTGATTACAGGTGAACGTTCACTTTCCAGTCTCGTAGGCGTAATGGCGCATGAAGTTTCGCATAGCTGGTACCAGGGTGTGTTGGCTTCAAACGAATCCTTGTATGCCTGGTTTGATGAAGGCTTTACCGATTTTTCAGCTGACGAATCCATGGCCAGTATTTTAAACGAGCCGAACGATCATGGAGGAAGCTACAACGGGTATTTCGCGTTGGTAAGAAGCGGACTGCAAGAACCCATGAATCAGCACTCCGATCACTTTACAACCAACCGCGCTTATGGAACATCAGCCTACAGCATGGGCGCTGTGTTTTTACATCAACTAAAATACATTATCGGTGAAGCCAACTTTTACAAAGGCATGTTACGCTACTACAACACGTGGAAGTTTCGCCATCCGGAGCCTATCGATTTCATCCGTGTAATGGAAAAAACTTCCGGTATGCAATTAAAATGGTACTTGAGTTACTGGGTAAATACCACCAAGCGGATTGATTACGGAATTAAAAATGTGTTGAGTGATACGGATGCCACATTCGTTACCTTGGAACGTGTTGGTGAATTTCCAATGCCGATTGATTTACTGGTAACGTATACCGATGGCACAACCGAGCTGTTCTACATCCCCATGAATGAAACACTGGGTAATAAGCCAGCTGAAAGTACTACTCAATCCCGTGTTGAGTTGGAAACCTGGCCTTGGGTAAACCCGACCTACACCTTGAAGATTAATAAGCCTGTAAAATCCATAGCAAAGCTTGAGGTTGATCCTTCCATGCGCATGGCCGATATAAACCGGAAGAATAACCTGATGGAGTTATCGGCTGAAATGAAAGCCTACGAAGATCCCACACGTAAATAACCTGACGTTAGCCATTTCGTATGACAACGGACCAAGCCCGGAAGGAAATTCAAAAACTCACGGATGAGATTAATTATCACAACGACTTATATTATCAAAAACATAAGACGGAAATAAGTGATTTTGAGTTTGATCAGCTTCTGGGAAAACTTGTGCAGCTTGAACAACAATTTCCGGAGTTAAAACAACCCGACTCCCCTACACAACGAGTGGGCGGAACGATCACCAAAGCGTTCCAAACGGTTTATCACAAATACCCCATGCTATCACTGGGGAATACGTATTCACAGGAAGAACTTACGGATTTTGATAGTCGCGTGGCAAAGGGATTGGATGGCGATCCATATGAATATTTTTGCGAGCTTAAATTTGATGGCGTTTCCATCAGCTTGATTTATGAAAATGGTTTACTGGTTCGTGGAGTAACGCGTGGCGATGGCGTGCGTGGCGATGATGTTACCGCCAATGTTAAAACCATCCGTAACATTCCGCTTAAAGTAAGTGGAAAGAACATCCCACAAAGCTTTGAAGTGCGTGGTGAAGTGTTTCTACCAAAAGATGTTTTTATTCAACTCAATAAAGAACGCGAGGACATTGGTGAAGAA contains these protein-coding regions:
- a CDS encoding RNA polymerase sigma factor, producing MEDKDLLSKIRNPETRNYGFNMLVRTYQQRVYWHVRKMVIDHDDADDLTQEVFIKIHRYIDNFREDSQLFTWIYRIATNECLSFLDKKKKRFFLPIGDVAGELGGKLDSSAHISGDEIQLKLQKALLKLPEKQRLVFNMKYFDDLSYEDISEITETSVGALKASYHHAVKKIEEFLTEN
- a CDS encoding DUF5615 family PIN-like protein — its product is MSDFNYLVDLNLPRNFSFFNKPEFSFVMDIDPRMTDSEIWNLAIKTNKVILTKDSDFFNRSITSKHKAKVVHFEIGNMNLKELHEYFRKNWDNICQLLNEFNLVVADPEKIKGIL
- a CDS encoding DUF433 domain-containing protein, with product MENLLDRITINPDICNGKPTIRGMRLTVKTILDFLAAGETKESLLKAYPVLEEKDILACIQFASNSIDQKGKSILTE
- a CDS encoding aminotransferase class V-fold PLP-dependent enzyme, which codes for MKGLVNFTPGPSQLYFTVEDHMRQAFREGIPSLSHRTKTFEGIYQHTAGGIRQILGIPDHFHIVFTSSATEIWERIIQNLVEEKSHHFVNGAFSKRFYEIALQLNRKPTKTEVPEGERFKSADRQQTELIAITHNETSTGVLLPMDFIHSFRETHPDSLITVDAVSSLPYPQFDFAKIDSLYFSVQKGFGLPAGLGVWILNDACVTKAEQIHAKGISIGTYHSIPSLVTHTKKNQTPETPNVLGIYLLGKVIEDMLRRGIDMIRKETEYKAAILYHALQQHELIKPFVQEKAFQSKTVIVADTGTHTEKIKIFLEAHGLSPGDGYGKVKASQLRFANFPAHSKEQFELLVDTLAKYSG
- a CDS encoding ion transporter, with the translated sequence MEEKYRLTGLKLKIYEIIFESDTREGRLFDIILLSSIVLSVVIVLLESVQDIKSDWGNWLVGLEWFFTGIFTIEYLARLWVVLNKRKYIFSFFGLVDLLSVLPTYLAIFFAGAQSLLVIRSLRLLRIFRIFKLARFIGESQNLTLALKASRFKIIVFLTTVITAVIIFGTLIYLIEGPEHGFTSIPLSIYWAIVTMTTVGYGDIAPQTTLGQTLASIIMIMGYGIIAVPTGIVSSEMISLKRRERLTTQVCPHCLKEGHDIDAVYCKYCGGEIN
- a CDS encoding M1 family metallopeptidase, with amino-acid sequence MYRLILLFATLLSITVTSAQDYRWQQRAEYAMDVRLDVKTHKVTGTQKLVYYNNSPDTLHKVYYHLYFNAFQPGSMMDVRSRNIADPDGRVTDRISKLKDDEIGYQRVQSLKQDGKDIHYHVEGTILEVTLAKPILPKTKTTFDMKFEAQVPVQIRRSGRNSREGIAYSMTQWYPKLAEYDFQGWHAYQYVAREFHGVWGDFDVKITIDPAFVIGGTGKLQNPDKIGHGYEKAGTKVSRPSGELTWHFTAKNVTDFAWAADPDYVHEISQVPDGPEVHFFYQPGEKTTENWKRLKDYTVKHFQFMNKTFGKYPYEVYSVIQGGDGGMEYAMCTLITGERSLSSLVGVMAHEVSHSWYQGVLASNESLYAWFDEGFTDFSADESMASILNEPNDHGGSYNGYFALVRSGLQEPMNQHSDHFTTNRAYGTSAYSMGAVFLHQLKYIIGEANFYKGMLRYYNTWKFRHPEPIDFIRVMEKTSGMQLKWYLSYWVNTTKRIDYGIKNVLSDTDATFVTLERVGEFPMPIDLLVTYTDGTTELFYIPMNETLGNKPAESTTQSRVELETWPWVNPTYTLKINKPVKSIAKLEVDPSMRMADINRKNNLMELSAEMKAYEDPTRK